Proteins from a single region of Theobroma cacao cultivar B97-61/B2 chromosome 10, Criollo_cocoa_genome_V2, whole genome shotgun sequence:
- the LOC18586129 gene encoding dolichyl-diphosphooligosaccharide--protein glycosyltransferase subunit 4A — protein sequence MIDDQQLGFLANFLGIFIFALVIAYHYVMADPKYDGN from the coding sequence ATGATTGATGATCAACAGCTGGGATTTCTCGCAAATTTTCTAGgcatttttatatttgctCTGGTAATTGCTTACCACTATGTGATGGCTGATCCAAAATATGACGGAAACTGA
- the LOC18586127 gene encoding CASP-like protein 4C1: protein MLSPQAVHNGETPSPHHRILTPQFHSTVTLRKLRRFNSLILVFRLAAFAFSLASSVFMVTNSRGSDSPHWFDFDAFRFVFAANAIVALYSLFEMGVSVWEISTGATLFPEILQVWFDFGHDQVFAYLLLSADSAGTALAKTLKGTDTCKASNSFCVQSDISVALGFAGFMFLGFSSLLSGFRVVCYIINGSRFHL from the exons ATGCTGTCCCCACAAGCTGTCCACAACGGCGAGACGCCTTCCCCTCACCACCGAATCCTTACCCCTCAGTTTCACTCCACTGTAACCCTCCGTAAACTCAGACGATTCAACTCACTGATTCTCGTATTCCGGCTCGCCGCTTTCGCTTTCTCACTCGCTTCCTCCGTTTTCATGGTCACTAACTCTCGCGGCTCAGATTCTCCTCATTGGTTCGATTTTGACGCTTTCAG ATTCGTTTTCGCCGCAAACGCAATCGTGGCGTTGTATTCGCTTTTCGAAATGGGCGTTTCCGTTTGGGAGATCTCCACGGGAGCCACTCTCTTCCCCGAAATCCTCCAAGTTTGGTTCGACTTTGGCCACGACcag gTGTTCGCATATTTATTACTGTCGGCCGATTCGGCGGGAACGGCGTTGGCGAAGACGTTAAAAGGGACGGACACATGTAAGGCATCGAACTCGTTTTGCGTACAATCCGACATCTCCGTGGCGTTGGGTTTCGCCGGGTTTATGTTTCTCGGGTTTTCGTCTCTGCTATCGGGTTTTCGGGTCGTCTGTTACATAATCAACGGCTCTCGTTTCCATCTGTAG
- the LOC18586130 gene encoding UDP-glucuronic acid decarboxylase 5: MSANGDHNSASKKPPSPSPLRFSKFFQSNMRILVTGGAGFIGSHLVDKLMENEKNEVIVVDNFFTGSKDNLRKWIGHPRFELIRHDVTEALLVEVDQIYHLACPASPIFYKYNPVKTIKTNVIGTLNMLGLAKRVGARILLTSTSEVYGDPLEHPQTESYWGNVNPIGVRSCYDEGKRVAETLMFDYHRQHGIEIRIARIFNTYGPRMNIDDGRVVSNFIAQAIRNEPLTVQLPGTQTRSFCYVSDMVDGLIRLMEGENTGPINIGNPGEFTMLELAEAVKELINPEVQISMVENTPDDPRQRKPDITKAKELLGWEPTVKLRDGLPLMEEDFRQRLGVSRKN; encoded by the exons ATGTCTGCAAACGGTGATCACAACTCAGCTTCTAAGAAGCCTCCGAGTCCATCTCCTTTGAGATTTTCCAAGTTTTTCCAG TCCAACATGAGAATTCTGGTTACTGGAGGAGCTGGATTCATTGGCTCCCACCTAGTGGACAAGTTGATGGAGAATGAAAAGAATGAG GTTATTGTTGTTGATAACTTCTTTACTGGCTCCAAGGACAACCTAAGGAAATGGATTGGGCATCCAAGATTTGAACTTATTCGTCATG ATGTAACTGAGGCATTGCTAGTTGAGGTTGATCAGATATACCATCTTGCTTGCCCAGCTTCTCCAATTTTCTACAAATACAATCCTGTGAAG ACAATAAAGACAAACGTGATTGGTACATTGAATATGTTGGGACTTGCAAAGCGTGTTGGAGCAAG GATTTTGCTTACGTCAACTTCAGAGGTATACGGAGATCCACTTGAGCATCCCCAGACTGAGAGCTATTGGGGCAATGTTAACCCAATTG GAGTTAGGAGCTGCTATGATGAGGGAAAACGAGTGGCTGAAACTTTGATGTTTGATTACCATAGGCAGCATGGCATAG AGATTCGGATTGCTAGAATTTTCAACACTTATGGACCACGCatgaatattgatgatggtcGTGTTGTCAGCAATTTCATAGCCCAAGCAATCCG TAATGAGCCTTTGACTGTTCAATTACCTGGAACACAGACAAGGAGTTTCTGTTATGTCTCAGATATG GTTGATGGCCTTATTCGACTTATGGAAGGAGAGAACACTGGGCCAATCAATATTGGGAATCCAG GTGAATTCACAATGCTCGAACTTGCAGAGGCTGTGAAGGAG CTTATCAATCCTGAGGTGCAAATATCCATGGTTGAAAACACTCCTGATGATCCTCGCCAGAGGAAGCCAGACATAACCAAGGCAAAGGAGCTGCTAGGATGGGAACCAACTGTCAAATTGCGCGATGGACTTCCTCTTATGGAGGAAGATTTCCGTCAGAGGCTTGGGGTATCCAGGAAGAACTGA